The Callithrix jacchus isolate 240 chromosome X, calJac240_pri, whole genome shotgun sequence genome contains a region encoding:
- the LOC100387960 gene encoding transcription factor SPT20 homolog-like 2: MDRDLEQALDRAENIIESAQQRPPSRRYSPRAGKTLQEKLHDIYVEECGKEPEDAQELRSNVNLLEKLVRRDSLPCLVVNLYPGNQGYSVMLQRKDGSFAETIRLPYDETALLNYLDAEELPPALADVLDKASVNIFHSGCVIVEVRDYRQSSNMQPPGYQSRHILLRPTMQTLAHDVKSMTGDSRKWSQEDKLELERQLTLATAEPLCLDPSVAVACTENRQKMNTDPMKQCLKRYSWPSVKPQQEHSDYSPPPELTVSISGQKEEEEVGQPYELDIAKAEGWVDMWKSIPCDLAMPSEVDVEKLAKGSQFVTAADPPFPIWPAQEVEDPFGFGWDAGYQAWDTKPSVMQSFNDPFLSGEIWPRKKARQKGQKSPCQPLPGDHSAGLRLEPEADAWRTVSWAQESVQSKVKGPDKMSFSSSGPASVSQLSSGKAPEQPKPVWVQASVLGKGKKHPPPYTQLPSSSGKSSWDNSFPPQQAGSSLKRPFPAAAAPPPPPPPPPPPPLPPPPPPAPAAASVAPSHSQKSSVHLIQVIRPPPLAIPVGTDSNVVGRVHGAQDLGSSSKPVQVPGCGGPAPTGISGSGLQSSGGPLPEARSGAVQASSPAPSQLFLNTPEGLRPMTFLQILQGPVVLSGSQEQLHQLPSLLQPQQPTAAHLPQPGPQGSMQGLGTQGQAFPAQQLLNVNLTGARSGLQPQPQAAVLALPGSAQVPQQGAQLPFVLRQQQPQPLQPQLQLQPLQPQLQRQLQQQPQLQPLQPQLQLQPRQPQLQRQLQLQPLQQQLQLQPLQPQLQRQLQPLQPQLQRQLQLQPQQPQLQLQPLKPQLQRKLQPKPQQPQLQLQPLQPQLQLQLQLQPQQPQLQPLQPQLQLKPLQPQLQLQPLQPQLQLKPLQPQLQPQPLQPQLQRKLQPKPQLQQKLQPKPQLQRKLQPKPQQPQLQQQLQTKPQLQRQLQPKPQQPQLQRQLQPKPQQPQLQQQLQTKPQLQQKLQPKSQQPQLQRQLQPQPQQPQLQPQLQPQPLQPQLQPQPPQP; this comes from the coding sequence ATGGATCGCGATTTAGAACAGGCTCTGGATCGCGCAGAGAATATCATTGAAAGTGCCCAACAGAGACCTCCTAGCAGGAGATACTCACCTAGGGCGGGAAAAACTCTACAGGAAAAACTTCATGACATTTATGTTGAGGAATGTGGAAAAGAGCCTGAGGATGCTCAGGAATTGAGAAGCAATGTAAATTTGTTAGAAAAGCTTGTTAGGAGAGATTCCTTGCCGTGTTTAGTGGTCAATCTATACCCAGGCAATCAGGGGTATTCTGTGATGCTCCAGAGAAAAGACGGGTCCTTTGCAGAGACCATTCGACTGCCTTATGATGAAACGGCATTGCTCAACTATTTGGATGCAGAAGAATTACCCCCTGCTTTGGCTGATGTCCTGGATAAAGCTTCAGTTAACATTTTTCATAGTGGATGTGTCATAGTAGAAGTCCGTGACTACAGGCAGTCCAGTAATATGCAACCCCCTGGTTACCAAAGTAGGCATATTCTCCTACGCCCAACGATGCAGACTTTGGCCCATGATGTGAAGTCAATGACAGGAGATAGCCGGAAATGGAGCCAGGAGGACAAACTTGAGCTTGAGAGACAACTGACCTTAGCGACAGCTGAACCACTGTGTCTTGATCCTTCTGTAGCAGTTGCCTGCACCGAAAACAGGCAAAAGATGAATACCGACCCGATGAAACAGTGCCTCAAGAGGTATTCATGGCCCTCTGTAAAGCCTCAGCAGGAGCATTCTGACTATTCACCCCCTCCTGAGCTAACAGTGTCAATTTCTggccaaaaagaagaagaagaagtgggTCAGCCTTATGAGCTGGACATTGCTAAAGCAGAAGGTTGGGTAGACATGTGGAAAAGTATACCCTGTGATTTGGCCATGCCTTCTGAAGTGGATGTGGAGAAGCTTGCTAAAGGGAGTCAGTTTGTAACAGCTGCTGACCCCCCGTTTCCAATCTGGccagcccaggaggtagaagacCCTTTCGGATTTGGATGGGATGCTGGCTATCAGGCCTGGGACACCAAGCCGAGCGTGATGCAGTCGTTTAATGATCCGTTTCTCAGTGGTGAAATATGGCCACGTAAAAAAGCCAGGCAGAAGGGCCAGAAGTCTCCCTGCCAGCCCTTGCCAGGTGACCATTCAGCTGGTCTCAGGCTTGAGCCAGAGGCTGATGCTTGGAGGACAGTGAGTTGGGCCCAGGAATCAGTGCAGAGCAAAGTCAAAGGTCCAGACAAGATGTCATTCAGCTCCAGTGGCCCAGCCAGTGTCAGTCAGCTCTCTTCAGGGAAAGCACCAGAACAGCCTAAGCCTGTGTGGGTCCAGGCTTCAGTattggggaaaggaaagaaacatccACCTCCCTACACCCAACTTCCCTCAAGCTCAGGAAAGAGTTCCTGGGATAACAGTTTTCCCCCACAACAGGCAGGCAGCTCTCTTAAGCGTCcatttcctgctgctgctgctcctcctcctcctcctcctcctcctcctcctcctcctcttcctcctcctcctcctcctgctcctgctgctgcttctgtggCACCAAGTCATTCTCAGAAGTCCTCTGTGCATCTCATTCAAGTTATCAGGCCCCCTCCATTGGCCATTCCGGTCGGGACAGACTCCAATGTGGTGGGCCGAGTCCACGGAGCCCAGGATTTGGGGAGCAGTTCCAAGCCTGTGCAGGTCCCTGGCTGTGGTGGCCCAGCTCCTACAGGAATCAGTGGTAGTGGCCTTCAGTCCTCAGGAGGTCCGCTACCAGAGGCAAGGTCCGGTGCAGTGCAGGCATCTTCTCCAGCACCCTCTCAGCTTTTCCTAAATACTCCTGAAGGTCTCAGGCCTATGACTTTCCTCCAGATTCTGCAGGGCCCTGTGGTTCTGAGTGGCTCACAGGAGCAGCTCCATCAGCTGCCTTCCCTGCTGCAACCCCAGCAGCCCACAGCTGCTCACCTTCCTCAGCCAGGACCACAGGGTTCCATGCAAGGTTTGGGCACTCAAGGGCAGGCCTTCCCTGCTCAGCAACTTCTTAACGTGAACCTCACTGGAGCCAGAAGTGgtctgcagccccagccccaggcagctgTGTTGGCTCTGCCTGGCTCTGCTCAGGTTCCTCAGCAGGGGGCCCAGCTCCCCTTTGTCTTGaggcagcagcagccacagccacTGCAGCCACAGCTGCAACTGCAGCCACTGCAGCCACAGCTGCAACGACAGCTGCAACAGCAGCCACAGCTGCAGCCACTGCAGCCACAGCTGCAACTGCAGCCACGGCAGCCACAGCTGCAACGACAGCTGCAACTGCAGCCACTGCAGCAACAGCTGCAACTGCAGCCACTGCAGCCACAGCTGCAACGACAGCTGCAGCCACTGCAGCCACAGCTGCAACGACAGCTACAACTGcagccacagcagccacagctgcAATTGCAGCCACTGAAGCCACAGCTGCAACGAAAGCTGCAACCGaagccacagcagccacagctgcAACTACAGCCACTGCAGCCACAGCTGCAACTACAGCTGCAACTGcagccacagcagccacagctgcAGCCACTGCAGCCACAGCTGCAACTGAAGCCACTGCAGCCACAGCTGCAACTGCAGCCACTGCAGCCACAGCTGCAACTGAAGCCACTGCAGCCACAGCTGCAACCGCAGCCACTGCAGCCACAGCTGCAACGAAAGCTGCAACCAAAGCCACAGCTGCAACAAAAGCTGCAACCGAAGCCACAGCTGCAACGAAAGCTGCAACCAaagccacagcagccacagctgcAACAACAGCTGCAAACGAAGCCACAGCTGCAACGACAGCTGCAACCGaagccacagcagccacagctgcAACGACAGCTGCAACCGaagccacagcagccacagctgcAACAACAGCTGCAAACGAAGCCACAGCTGCAACAAAAGCTGCAACCAAAGTCACAGCAGCCACAGCTGCAACGACAGCTGCAACCACAGCCACAGCAGCCACAACTGCAGCCACAGCTGCAACCACAGCCACTGCAGCCACAGCTGCAACCACAGCCACCGCAGCCATAG